Within Oribacterium sp. oral taxon 102, the genomic segment GGTTTTTGTCGTCTCCGATCTGCTGCCGCATCTCTCCGCGAAGCAGAATGAGCGGCCGCTGAAGGAAGGGCTGAAGGGGGAGGAGCTGAATATCCTTCTCGGCTCGACTCCAATCGCTGACCCGGAGCTTAAGGCGGCGTTCAAGCTCAAGGTGCTTTCTCTTCTCCATGAGCGTTACGGTATGACCGAGAAGGACTTCCTCCGTGCGGAGCTGACGATGGTTCCCGCGCAGAAGGCGGTGGATATCGGGCTGGATCGTTCGCTGATCGGTGCGTATGGGCAGGATGATAAGGTCTGCGCCTATACGGCGGTGATGGCAGAGCTCGAGTGCAGGGAGCCGGAGTTTACGACCGTTACCCTGCTCACGGATAAGGAGGAGATCGGCTCCGTCGGCAATACCGGCATGGCGGGTGACGCGCTGCTGCACTATCTGGAGGATCTCATAGAGTGCGAGGGGGAGCGGGTGCGCGATGTGCTGCGGCATTCTCTCTGCCTCTCCGCCGATGTCAATGCGGCGTTCGATCCGACCTTCCCGGATGTTTTCGAGCCGCAGAATGCTTCTTACTTAAACCATGGCCCGGTGCTTACGAAGTATACCGGCGCCCGCGGCAAGTCCGGCTCCAATGATGCCAGTGCGGAAACCATGCAGAGAGTGATCGCGTATATGGATGAGGCGAATGTGATGTGGCAGATCGGCGAGCTCGGCAAGGTCGATGAGGGCGGCGGCGGGACGATCGCGCAGTTCATGGGGAATCTCAATGTCGATACCGTCGATCTGGGCGTACCGGTGCTGGCGATGCATGCGCCGCTGGAGATCACTGCGAAGCTCGACGTATATCATACCTACCTTGCCTTCAAGGCATTCAATCGTTGAGGAACGGAGGGAGCGGGCTTTCCACTCCCTTTTTCTCATTTTCGCGGCGGACGGGCGGCGAGCTCCGTTCGTTTCTGTGAAAATGAAAGCACAGAAAGAAATAGAAATAAGGAGAAGAGGATGAAGAAAAGAAGCTTACTGCTGCTTTTTGCGGGACTTACTGTCGTAATGCTGGCAGGCGCCTGCGGGAAGAAGAGCAATACGGAGACGAGCAGCGCACAGGAGAGCAGCGAAGCACAGTCGGCGGGGCAGGTTTCCGCGGACGATCCGGAGCTGAAGGCACTGGAGGAAATGACGGTGCCTGCGGCACCGGCGCTCTCTGAAATGGGGACGATCACGCTTCCAGAGCTTAGCAGTATCGAGGTGATCAGCAGCCCGGAGGAGGAAGTGACAGACGAGGAGGTCGACAATCAGATACAGGCGCTGCTTTCCGCGAAGCTCGTGGAGGTTCCGGGGGACAGCGTGGAGGGAGATACCGTCAATATCGACTATGTGGGGACGATAGACGGCGTTGCCTTCGACGGCGGGACGGCGAGCGGTTATGATCTGAAGCTCGGCTCCGGCAGCTTCATCGACGGCTTCGAGGGGCAGCTTTTCGGGAGGAGAAAGGGCGATAAGGTGACCGTTAAGGTGACCTTCCCGGAGGACTATGGAAAGGCGGAGCTCGCCGGAAAGCCGGCGGAGTTCGAGGTTACCGTGAACGCGGTCAAGCGTGTGCCGGCGCTTACGGACGAGTGGGTGAAGGACAATGCGGAAATCGACGCGGAGACGGTGGAAGAGCTTCGGCAGAAAACCCGGGAGCAGCTCGCTTATAACCATTCCTACAGCTATCATTCCGGTATCCAGCAGGACGCTCTGATGAAGATCGTGGACGCGGCTTCGATCGAGCTTTCCGATGCTATGAAGGAGTACGGAACTGCCTATGTCCTGAATGCACAGATCCAGCAGATGAAGGGCTACGGCTTCGACCTCGCCTCCATGATCAATATGTACGGCATGACGGTGGAGAGCTTCAAGGAAGAGATGGAGTCGGAGGGCGCAGAGTATGCGAAGCAGTACTTCGTTCTGCACAAGCTCGCTGCGGAGCAGAGCATCAGTCTGAACGACGCACTGATGGACGACCTGCTCTCGGATATCTCCAGAATGAGCGGCAGAAGCTACAATAAGCAGGAGCTGATCGATCAGTTCGGACAGGAGGCCGTGGAGAATGAGGCGGTCAACGGCGCAGTCATGGACTATATCGAGTCTAATGTCAGGGTAAAGATCGAGGAGAAGGCGCCGGAGAGCAGCGCAGCGGAAAGCGCGGCAGGCTGAGAGAAGGCATGGCTTCGGGCAGAGCAGCAGAACGGTTCTGCCCGATTTTTATAGGAGTATTAAAAACTTTTTGTTTTTGTTCTTTGGCGCAGGGCGTAAAATAGATGGGCAGTTATGCAGTAATGAGAAAAAGGAAAAGATGGGGGAAGTATGGCAAAGAAAGTGGGATTTGATTCACAGTACAGGGCGGGAAAGCGAAGGAGTATTCTGGGTGCTCTGCTGTGTATTGCAGGGATTGCAGCGCTGGCGTTTTTTGGATATACCGGGATGAAGACGATGAGGGCGCCGGCGGATCTGGAGGACGGCTTCTCCACCGGCGTGGGAGAAGCGGCAGGAATATACAGCGCGATCGATGTTACGGACTATTATGGCGTGACTGCGTCGAGCAAGCACTCGGACTATGTGGTATTCACGACCGAGGACAAGTATATGTTCCTCGCGGTAGTACGGGATAAGCATCTGGATCAGATCGAGCAGCAGCTGGACAATGGGCAGAAGGTTCGTCTGGAGGGCTTCACCGAGGAGATCCCGGGAGAGGTTATCCGGTATACGATAGAGGTTTTTGAAGAAAATGACAGTGAGCTGGAGCTGGACTATGATAACTTCCAGCAGTATTTCGGAGCAGTTGTGCTTGATACGCGTTCTGCCGGGCTTACGGGCTTTCTCGGGAAGGCGCCTTACAAGTATGTCTTCGGCGCCGGAGCGATCATGCTGCTCGGAGGGCTGTATCTCTTCGTGACGGGGCGGAGAAGAGCGGGAAGCTATGACGCTTTGGGAGATGTAGAGCGGCAGCAGTATCAGAAGGAGATGGACGATCCGGCGACGGCTTACTATCCGACGGAAAAGATGTATCTTACGCCGAATCATCTCATCCATATGGAGGACGGCTTCAAGGCGGTGAGCTATTCGGAAATCAGTCGGGTATTTGTCGTGAAGCACTATACAAATGGAATGAAGGATGGCGCGAATCTGATTATCCGCCTCACGGATGGAAAGCAGATCAATTGTGCGCGAGAGAAGTTTACGACCTTCTCCAAAAAGAAGAGCGAGGCGACTCTCGACAATCTGCATGAAATTATGCGGCGGATCGGTGAGAAGAATCCGAAGATTGAACTGGGGGCTCCGGACTGATCGTATTCAGGAACGATAATAGAAGAGCGGCAACAGTGAACTGTGTTTACCGGATGGCGCAGAATCTCAGAGCGGCAGGTTTTCCTGCCGCTGATTTTGATTTTTCTTCTTGACAGCGTGACTTTACTATGATAAAGTGATAAATCATAAAAGCAAACAATGAAGGAAAACGGGAAGCAGAGGAGGAATTATGAAAAAGAGCGGACTTATCTTCATGGGAACGATGCTGATGACACTGGCGCTGACGGCGTGCGGCACCTCCGGCGCCGCGGGTACCGAAGCCTCTGCGGAGACGGCGGGCGGGGCGGAGAGCGGCAGTGCAGCGGAAACGGAAAAGGAGGCTTCCGGGAGCGCGGTGCAGACCGCGTCCGGGAAGTTCACCGTAGGCTTCGACCAGGAGTTTCCGCCGATGGGCTTCGTGGGAGCAGACGGACAGTACACCGGATACGACCTTGCGTTGGCATCAGAGGTCGCGAAGCGGCTCGGGCTGGAGTTCGTCGCACAGCCGATCAACTGGGATGCGAAGGATATGGAGCTGGAGTCCGGCAACATTGACTGCATCTGGAACGGCTTCACGATGCAGGGCAGAGAGGATGCCTACAGCTGGGTTGGCCCGTATATGGCGAACAATCAGGTCTTCGTGGTCAATGCGGACGCGGAGATCAAGACGCTCGCAGACCTTGCAGGGAAGGCGGTCGAGGTACAGAAGGATTCCTCTGGGCTCGCTGCATTGAACGAGGAAGCGAATGCAGCACTCAGGGGAAGCTTCGGGACGCTGACGGAGGTCGCGGACTACAATACCGCGCTGATGGATCTCGAGTCGGGCGCGGCGGACGCGGTATGCATGGACTCTGTCGTAGCGGGCTATCAGATCACCTCCTCCGGAAAGAATATGCGGATTCTCGACGAGAAGCTCTCTGCCGAGGAGTACGGCATCGGCTTCAAGAAGGGGGAGGATGCCCTTGCCGCCGCGGTGAAGGAGGCGCTTCTCGAAATGAAGGCGGACGGCATCGTGGAGGATATCTCCAAGGAATGGTTCGGAGATGCTGCGGTATTCACACTGAAATAAGGAACGGCCATGACACTTTCTCAGATCCTGTGGAGCCTCCTCGGAGGAATGCGGGTCAGCCTGCAGATCTTCTTCATTACACTGCTCTTTTCTCTTCCGCTCGGACTGCTGATCTCGTTCGGGCGGATGAGCAAAAACCGCATTTTACGCAGCATAACGAAGCTGTACATCTCGATTATGAGAGGCACGCCGCTTATGCTGCAGCTTTTTGTCGTCTATTACGGACCGTATTATCTCCTGAAGATCCGATTGAGTCCGGAGTACCGGAACAGTGCGGTCTATATCGGCTTCGTCATCAACTATGCGGCGTATTTCGCGGAGATCTATCGCTCGGGCATCCAGTCCATGCCCGCCGGACAGTACGAGGCGGCGGAGATCCTCGGCTACAGCCGTGCATCGAGCTTCCTCCGCATTATCCTGCCGCAGGTCTGGAAGCGCATCCTGCCGTCTGTCACCAATGAGGTCATTACCCTTGTGAAGGATACCTCGCTGGCGTTCTCGATCTCCGTGATGGAAATGTTTACGACGGCGAAGGCGCTCGCCTCCAGCCAGACCTCGATGACGCCGCTGATCGCCGCGGGCGTTTTCTATTACATCTTCAATTTCATCGTGGCATACGCGATGGAGCGTGCGGAGAAGCGGCTGGATTACTATAGCTAGGAGGAACGGAGAGGCATGAAGCTGCTGACGATGAAAAATGTGAGGAAGACCTTTGGGGAGCTGGAGGTGCTTCGGGATATCAGCCTGTCCGTCGGCGAGGGAGAGATCGTCTCGATCATCGGCCCCTCCGGATCGGGGAAGTCGACCCTGCTCCGCTGCGCGACGCTGCTGGAGCGGATGGACGGCGGGAGTCTCCGCTATGAGGATACTGTGGTCTGTGAGAATGATGCGGCAGGGAATGCGATATACCGGGACAAAAAAACGTTCGGGCAGGTACGCTCGATTTACGGGCTGGTTTTCCAGAATTTTCATCTCTTCCCGCATTGGACGGTGCTTCGCAATGTGACAGATGCCCTGATCCATGTGAAACGCGTCGAAAGAACAGAGGCGGAGGCGCGCGGGATGGAGCTGCTTCGCAGGATGGGGCTCGCGGAAAAGGCGGGTGCCTACCCCTGCCAGCTCTCCGGCGGGCAGCAGCAGCGCGTCGCGATCGCGCGGGCGCTGGCGCTGAATCCGAAGGTGCTCTTCTTCGACGAGCCGACCTCGGCGCTGGATCCGGAGCTCACCGGAGAGGTGCTGAATGTGATCCGTTCGCTGAAGGAGCTTCATATCGCGATGGGGATCGTCACTCACGAGATGACCTTCGCGCGGGATATCTCCGACAGAGTGATCTTCATGTCCGACGGCGTGATCGTCTGCGAGGGCAGTCCGGCGGAGGTTTTCAGCTCGGAAAACGAGCGGATGCGAAGCTTCCTCGGACGGTATCAGGGGATGCTGTGAACATACATTTTATTCAAAAACAGGAGATGTGAAGAGAGAAAAATTCATTATCAAGGCGGCGCGTTCAAGATTTCACCTATACAATGCCGGAGATCGCTCCGGCTTCCTTTTTCAGCGCCTCTGTAATCCTCCGGTAGTGCAGAAAGCCGTCTCTTGCTTCGATCTCCGCGAGCTCGCGGAGCGTCACGCATTTTCGGTCGGTGCTCTCCCGGAGATCGATCCGGATGTCTCTTTCCGAGAAGGGCAGGCGGAAGTGATAGATATCGACGAAGTAGTTGTCGCCGCGTGCGAGGTCGACATTCCGATAGGAGTCAATGGGGGCGAAGCGCTCTGCTCCGGCGAGGCGAGGGATATCGAGTCCGGTTTCCTCCCGTACCTCGCGGCAGACCGCCTGAAACGAGCTCTCGCCTGCCTGCGCGCCGCCGCCCGGGATCTCCCAGGAGCCCGCCGCCCAGCGTTTATTCGGCGCGCGGCGGGTAATCAGGAGCCTGCCCTCGGGGTTCTCAAGGATGGCGAGTACATAGAGCAGGAACTGCCCCTCGCGGAGAAATGCCGCACGCTCCAGCCGGAGTCCGGTCAGGTGGCGGTTTTCGTCATATACGTCCATAAGCTCTGCCATCGGTTTATTCTCCTTTCGCATCGGGCTTAGGAAAGTCGATCCGGAGTGTTGTATCGAAGCAGCTGTCTGTTCCCAGATGACAGGCAGGGCCGTCCTTTCGTACGCGGAGCAGGATCGCATCCGCATCGCAGTCCGCCTCCATGGTGACGATATGCTGGTAATTGCCGCTTTGCTCCCCCTTCAGCCATAGCTTCTGTCGGCTCCGGCTGAAAAAGCAGCACAGCCCGTGCAATTTGGAGCGCTCGAAGCTCTCTCGATTCATGTAGGCGAGCGTCAGCACCCGTCCGGTATCATAATCCTGTACGATACAGGGGCATAGCCCCTGTGCATCCCATCGGATGTCCTCAGCACGAATCATAATCTCACCGATATCCCTTCCTGCCGAAGCTGCATTTTCAACGTCTGAATCTCTACCTCCCGGAAATGGAAGATGGAGGCGGCGAGCCCGGCGCTGATCTCCGGAAGCTCCCGGAAGAGCGTGACGAAGTCCGTGGCGCTTCCCGCGCCGCCGCTCGCGATGACGGGGACATCGACCTGTGCCTGTACTGCACGGAGGAGCTCCAGATCGAAGCCCTGCCGGACGCCGTCCGTATCGATGGAGTTGATGACCAGCTCCCCTGCGCCCTGCTGTACGCCGGCTCGGATCCAGGAGAGCGCCTCGATGCCGGTGTCGATCCGGCCGCCATATCGAAAAACATGGAACGCGCCGCCGACGCGTCGGACATCGACGGAGAGTACGACGCACTGCCTGCCGTACTTTCTTGCCGCGTCCGAAATGAGATCCGGGTTCTGCATCGCGCCGGAGTTTACGCTGACCTTGTCCGCCCCGCATTTCAGTACACGGTCGAAGTCTGCGAGGCTTCGGATGCCGCCGCCGACGGTGAGGGGAATGAAGACGCGCGAGGCGACTGCGCGGAGTACGTCGGGAAGGAGATCTCTCCCCTCGCTGGACGCGGTGATGTCATAGAAAACGAGCTCATCGGCACCGGAGGCGGAATAGTATTCCGCGAGTGTCACAGGATCCTCTACGTCGCGAATTCCTTCGAAGTTAATGCCCTTTACGACTCTTCCGTCCCGGATATCGAGACAGGGAATGATTCTTTTGCTGATCATAGCATATCCTGACCGGAGCGGGAAGGCTCCTCTTCCTTTGTGAGCGCGATCGCCTCCCGGAGGTCGACTGCGCCGAGGTACATCGCTTTTCCGAGGATCGCACCACAGAGACCGAGCTCCCGCAGTGCGCGGAGATCTGCGAGAGAGGAGACGCCGCCGCTGGCAATGATGTCGATCCCTCTGATCTCGGACAGCGTCCGGTAGAGGGTGAGATTCGCGCCCTGCATCGCGCCGTCCCGTGTGATATCGGTGGCAATGACGGTACGGACGCCGAGAGCGCGGAGCTCCCGGATGTAGTCCGTGATTTCGACTGTGCTGTCCTGCTTCCAGCCATGCGTCGCGAGCCTGCCGTTTCTTGCATCCGCACCGACGGCGATCTGTGCCCCGTAGCGGGAAACTGCCTGCCGGAGAAAGGCAGGCTCCTCAACGGCTCTGGTCCCGAGGATGACCCGGGAAACACCGGCGGCAAGGTAGCGGCTTATCGTTTCCATGCTGCGGATGCCGCCGCCGACCTCGACCTTGAGCCTCGTGCGCTCGAGGATGGAGAGGATGATGGGAAGATTCGGCGTCGTACCGTCCCGCGCACCCTCCAGATCGACGAGGTGGATCCATTCCGCGCCCGCTGCCGCAAGCTTCGCCGCTTTTTCCGCGGGCGCGTCGGAGCAGATTGTCATCTTCTCATAGTCCCCCTTGTAGAGGCGGACTGCCTTTCCCTCATAGAGATCGATTGCGGGCAGCAGGATCATGGCTGTACCTCCGTGAAATTTCTAAGAATCCGGAGACCGAGCTCCCCGCTCTTCTCCGGGTGGAACTGGGTCGCATAGAGATTCCCCCGCTGTACCGCGGCAGTGAGCGGGATGCCGTAGTCTGTCTCCGCGATCACACTGTCTGCGCAGTCAAACGCTGCATAGGAGTGGACGAAGTAGACCCGGGCGCCGTCCGGGATTCCCCGGAAGAGCGGAGACGGCGGGATTTCCGGGAGAAAATGAAGCACATTCCAGCCCATGTGCGGGAGCGCGAGCCGGGTGTCCGACTGCCAGCGGCTCGGAATCGATTCGACGGAGCCATGAAGCAGGGCAAGCCCCTCATGCTCTCCGAACTCAAGCCCACGCTCGAAGAGAAGCTGCATTCCGACACAGATCCCGAGCAGTGGCTTGCCGCCTGCCGCCTGTTCTCTGATGAGCGAGAAGAGCCCGCTTCCCCGGAGCTTCGCCGCCGCGTCGCCGAAGGCGCCGACCCCCGGCAGGATCAGACGCTCCGCGGCGGCGATCTCTGCAGGCTTCCGGGTGACGATGCTGTCCGCGCCGATGGCGGACAGAGAGGAGCGGAGGGAGAAGAGATTTCCCACGCCGTAATCGAGAATCGCGATCATAGCTTTTCGAAACGGATATCCACCGCCCTCCCATGCGCTGTGAGTCCCTCCTGCCTTGCAAAGAGGCTGACCTTCCGGTGCTCCCGCCGGAGCGCATCCTCGGTATAGTAGCTGAACTGCATTTTCTTCACGAAGTCATCCACTGAGAGCGGAGAGGCGAAGCGCGCGGTTCCGCTGGTCGGGAGAGTATGGTTCGGACCGGCGAAGTAGTCGCCCACCGGCTCCGGGCTGTACCTGCCGAGAAAGACCGAGCCTGCGTTCCGTATCTTCGGCAGATAGTCGAAGGGATTCTCCACGCAGAGCTCGAGGTGCTCCGGCGCGAGGCGGTTCGCGAGCGCAATTCCCTCCCGAAGCTCGGAGACGAGGAGGATTCTGCCGTTTCGGTCAATGGAGGCACGGGCGATTTCCTCTCGCCGGAGCAGCGGGAGCTGCCGTTCCAGCTCCGCCTGTACCGCCGCTGCGAGCGAAGGGGTGTCCGTGATCAGTACGGCGCTTGCCATCCGGTCATGCTCCGCCTGCGAGAGGAGATCTGCAGCGACCCATGCGGGATCGGAGTGCTGATCTGCGATGACCAGCACCTCGGAGGGGCCGGCGACCATATCGATGCCGACCTGCCCGAAGACCTGCCGCTTCGCCTCGGCGACGTAGGCGTTGCCCGGGCCGACGATCTTATCCACCGACGGGACGGATTCGGTGCCGTAGGCGAGGGCGGCGACTGCCTGCGCGCCGCCGAGCTTGTAGATTTCCGTTACGCCCGCAATATGCGCGGCGGCGAGGATATTCGGATTAACGCTGCCGTCTCCCGCAGGCGGCGTCACCATGACGATGCGGGAAACGCCTGCGATCTGCGCAGGTATCGCGTCCATCAGCACGGTGGAGGGATAGGCGGCGGTGCCGCCCGGCACATAGATGCCGACAGTCTTGAGCGGCAGCACGCGCTGGCCGAGGAGCACGCCCTCCCGTGCTTCCGTGAGATAGTTGCTCCGGCACTGATTGCGGTGGTACGCTCTGATATTTTCGGCTGCCTCGCGGAGCACCGAGAGGAATGCCGGATCGGCTGTCTGCATCGCTGCGGCGAGCTCCTCCGCAGCGACCCGGAAGGAGGCGGGAGAGATTCCGTCGAAGCGGGAGGAATAGTCGCGGAGCGCCTGATCGCCGCGAGAGCGTACCTCGGAGAGGATTTCCCGCACGGCGGCGGAGACATCCTCTGTGTCCGTTTCTCGTCGAAGGATCTCCTCCTCGGGGAGCTTCCCCATTTTCATAATCTGTATCATAGCATCCTCCTTGTGCGGTGTGTGGCGTTCGTCTGTGATTTCCATGCTGCAGGAGCTTCAAAGTCTGGTATCGAAGCTTTCGGTTCTTTCGACATGCGGGGGCAGTCTGTGCTTCTTCACTTCTGTTCCATAGCGCCCCCTCGGAGTGCTTCCCGCATGCAAAGGATCTCCTCCCGGTGAAACTGCCAGCTGACTTTATTCGCGATGAAGCGGGCGCTGACAGGGACGACCTCTGAGAGAACTGTCAGATCGTTATCCCGGAGCGTGGAGCCGGTCTCTACGAGGTCGCAGATCACGTCGGAGAGTCCGAGCAGCGGCGCGAGCTCGATTGAGCCGTGGAGCTCGATAATATCGATCTCCCGCCCTCGCTCTTCGTAGTAGCTCCGCGTGATATGCGGAAACTTCGTCGCCACGCGGAGCGTGCGGAGATGCTCATCATAGAAGTCCTCCGGACCGCAGATGCACATCCGGCATTTCCCGAGCTTTAGATCCAGGAGCTCGTAGACCTCCGGACGATACTCGAGCAGGATGTCCTTCCCGGCGATGCCGACATCCGCCGCGCCGCGCTCGACATAGATCGGCACATCGCTCGGCTTCACGGAGAAGTAGCGCACGCCGCGCGCTGTGTTTTCAAATACCAGCCTGCGTGTATTCTTTTCCAGAATTTTCGGGCATTCGTAGCCCGCCTTTTCGAGAAGGGCGTAGACCTGATTTCCCAGACGACCCTTCGGGAGCGCGACATTTATCATAGATTTTCTGCCTCCGCTATACTGAGAACCCGACACGCGGGGAAGCGCCGTGCCGCTGAGAGCGAGGCATGCGGGACGGTACGGACAGAGAAGCCGCGTGCCCGCAATGCTCCGGCGGCTGCTGCGAGCCGTTCGGCTGCATCCTCCTCCGTGTAGGAGAGCAGCAGCGTTTCCTCCTGCTTCCTCTCTGCCGGAAGATAGTTCAGGGCGAGATCCATGTAGACAGCGAAGCCTATGGCACCGGTGTCCTTGCCCATTTTCCGCGACAGACGGTCGTAGCGCCCGCCGGACAGGACAGGGAAGGGAATTCGGGGAACTGCGCCCTGAAAGAGGATGCCGTTATAGTAGTCCATCGAATTGATCAGAGAGAAGTCGAGATAGACCCGCTCCGCGATGCCGAAG encodes:
- a CDS encoding aminopeptidase, which translates into the protein MAKTEGQKLEEQLCYKMKHIGMERPEELEKAQVFAEGYKTFLNHSKIERECVRYTEELAKKAGYVPFERGKKYRTGEKVYAVNRGKNIILTTIGRKGFSEGVHFNIAHIDSPRLDIKPNPLYEKEELSYLKTHYYGGIRKYQWGVTPLALHGRVMLADGSFMDLTLGEQEGDPVFVVSDLLPHLSAKQNERPLKEGLKGEELNILLGSTPIADPELKAAFKLKVLSLLHERYGMTEKDFLRAELTMVPAQKAVDIGLDRSLIGAYGQDDKVCAYTAVMAELECREPEFTTVTLLTDKEEIGSVGNTGMAGDALLHYLEDLIECEGERVRDVLRHSLCLSADVNAAFDPTFPDVFEPQNASYLNHGPVLTKYTGARGKSGSNDASAETMQRVIAYMDEANVMWQIGELGKVDEGGGGTIAQFMGNLNVDTVDLGVPVLAMHAPLEITAKLDVYHTYLAFKAFNR
- the tig gene encoding trigger factor, translated to MKKRSLLLLFAGLTVVMLAGACGKKSNTETSSAQESSEAQSAGQVSADDPELKALEEMTVPAAPALSEMGTITLPELSSIEVISSPEEEVTDEEVDNQIQALLSAKLVEVPGDSVEGDTVNIDYVGTIDGVAFDGGTASGYDLKLGSGSFIDGFEGQLFGRRKGDKVTVKVTFPEDYGKAELAGKPAEFEVTVNAVKRVPALTDEWVKDNAEIDAETVEELRQKTREQLAYNHSYSYHSGIQQDALMKIVDAASIELSDAMKEYGTAYVLNAQIQQMKGYGFDLASMINMYGMTVESFKEEMESEGAEYAKQYFVLHKLAAEQSISLNDALMDDLLSDISRMSGRSYNKQELIDQFGQEAVENEAVNGAVMDYIESNVRVKIEEKAPESSAAESAAG
- a CDS encoding amino acid ABC transporter substrate-binding protein, whose translation is MKKSGLIFMGTMLMTLALTACGTSGAAGTEASAETAGGAESGSAAETEKEASGSAVQTASGKFTVGFDQEFPPMGFVGADGQYTGYDLALASEVAKRLGLEFVAQPINWDAKDMELESGNIDCIWNGFTMQGREDAYSWVGPYMANNQVFVVNADAEIKTLADLAGKAVEVQKDSSGLAALNEEANAALRGSFGTLTEVADYNTALMDLESGAADAVCMDSVVAGYQITSSGKNMRILDEKLSAEEYGIGFKKGEDALAAAVKEALLEMKADGIVEDISKEWFGDAAVFTLK
- a CDS encoding amino acid ABC transporter permease translates to MTLSQILWSLLGGMRVSLQIFFITLLFSLPLGLLISFGRMSKNRILRSITKLYISIMRGTPLMLQLFVVYYGPYYLLKIRLSPEYRNSAVYIGFVINYAAYFAEIYRSGIQSMPAGQYEAAEILGYSRASSFLRIILPQVWKRILPSVTNEVITLVKDTSLAFSISVMEMFTTAKALASSQTSMTPLIAAGVFYYIFNFIVAYAMERAEKRLDYYS
- a CDS encoding amino acid ABC transporter ATP-binding protein, whose protein sequence is MKLLTMKNVRKTFGELEVLRDISLSVGEGEIVSIIGPSGSGKSTLLRCATLLERMDGGSLRYEDTVVCENDAAGNAIYRDKKTFGQVRSIYGLVFQNFHLFPHWTVLRNVTDALIHVKRVERTEAEARGMELLRRMGLAEKAGAYPCQLSGGQQQRVAIARALALNPKVLFFDEPTSALDPELTGEVLNVIRSLKELHIAMGIVTHEMTFARDISDRVIFMSDGVIVCEGSPAEVFSSENERMRSFLGRYQGML
- a CDS encoding NUDIX domain-containing protein gives rise to the protein MAELMDVYDENRHLTGLRLERAAFLREGQFLLYVLAILENPEGRLLITRRAPNKRWAAGSWEIPGGGAQAGESSFQAVCREVREETGLDIPRLAGAERFAPIDSYRNVDLARGDNYFVDIYHFRLPFSERDIRIDLRESTDRKCVTLRELAEIEARDGFLHYRRITEALKKEAGAISGIV
- the hisI gene encoding phosphoribosyl-AMP cyclohydrolase, encoding MIRAEDIRWDAQGLCPCIVQDYDTGRVLTLAYMNRESFERSKLHGLCCFFSRSRQKLWLKGEQSGNYQHIVTMEADCDADAILLRVRKDGPACHLGTDSCFDTTLRIDFPKPDAKGE
- the hisF gene encoding imidazole glycerol phosphate synthase subunit HisF, whose product is MISKRIIPCLDIRDGRVVKGINFEGIRDVEDPVTLAEYYSASGADELVFYDITASSEGRDLLPDVLRAVASRVFIPLTVGGGIRSLADFDRVLKCGADKVSVNSGAMQNPDLISDAARKYGRQCVVLSVDVRRVGGAFHVFRYGGRIDTGIEALSWIRAGVQQGAGELVINSIDTDGVRQGFDLELLRAVQAQVDVPVIASGGAGSATDFVTLFRELPEISAGLAASIFHFREVEIQTLKMQLRQEGISVRL
- the hisA gene encoding 1-(5-phosphoribosyl)-5-[(5-phosphoribosylamino)methylideneamino]imidazole-4-carboxamide isomerase, whose protein sequence is MILLPAIDLYEGKAVRLYKGDYEKMTICSDAPAEKAAKLAAAGAEWIHLVDLEGARDGTTPNLPIILSILERTRLKVEVGGGIRSMETISRYLAAGVSRVILGTRAVEEPAFLRQAVSRYGAQIAVGADARNGRLATHGWKQDSTVEITDYIRELRALGVRTVIATDITRDGAMQGANLTLYRTLSEIRGIDIIASGGVSSLADLRALRELGLCGAILGKAMYLGAVDLREAIALTKEEEPSRSGQDML
- the hisH gene encoding imidazole glycerol phosphate synthase subunit HisH, which translates into the protein MIAILDYGVGNLFSLRSSLSAIGADSIVTRKPAEIAAAERLILPGVGAFGDAAAKLRGSGLFSLIREQAAGGKPLLGICVGMQLLFERGLEFGEHEGLALLHGSVESIPSRWQSDTRLALPHMGWNVLHFLPEIPPSPLFRGIPDGARVYFVHSYAAFDCADSVIAETDYGIPLTAAVQRGNLYATQFHPEKSGELGLRILRNFTEVQP
- the hisD gene encoding histidinol dehydrogenase, encoding MIQIMKMGKLPEEEILRRETDTEDVSAAVREILSEVRSRGDQALRDYSSRFDGISPASFRVAAEELAAAMQTADPAFLSVLREAAENIRAYHRNQCRSNYLTEAREGVLLGQRVLPLKTVGIYVPGGTAAYPSTVLMDAIPAQIAGVSRIVMVTPPAGDGSVNPNILAAAHIAGVTEIYKLGGAQAVAALAYGTESVPSVDKIVGPGNAYVAEAKRQVFGQVGIDMVAGPSEVLVIADQHSDPAWVAADLLSQAEHDRMASAVLITDTPSLAAAVQAELERQLPLLRREEIARASIDRNGRILLVSELREGIALANRLAPEHLELCVENPFDYLPKIRNAGSVFLGRYSPEPVGDYFAGPNHTLPTSGTARFASPLSVDDFVKKMQFSYYTEDALRREHRKVSLFARQEGLTAHGRAVDIRFEKL
- the hisG gene encoding ATP phosphoribosyltransferase, which codes for MINVALPKGRLGNQVYALLEKAGYECPKILEKNTRRLVFENTARGVRYFSVKPSDVPIYVERGAADVGIAGKDILLEYRPEVYELLDLKLGKCRMCICGPEDFYDEHLRTLRVATKFPHITRSYYEERGREIDIIELHGSIELAPLLGLSDVICDLVETGSTLRDNDLTVLSEVVPVSARFIANKVSWQFHREEILCMREALRGGAMEQK